One segment of Halomonas sp. TD01 DNA contains the following:
- a CDS encoding primosomal protein N', translated as MPPPDPLPGTAYGFEKTANRLTAPSYRFRAAAHSSKLNAGGQLSDSVSNQARPQGATSAPFQVLKVALPSPLRRLFDYLPTHQPPVCGWQVGLRVRVPFGRREVVGVVTKLANSSELPHGKLRAISEVLDDAPLPNDWQWLCHFAARYYQHSLGDTMQLAMPARLRQGHPMGGRTQTLWLPLSPGGDLPLQRAPKQAELYALLRQHPHGLAGRAITAHGFTREQLLALQKKGFARAQETTLTAAQPAGGNLLASPSLPLNREQAAALAVLHEKLESYHPCLLEGVTGSGKTEIYLQLIEALADKGKQSLVLVPEIGLTPQTLARFKSRFRVPVVALHSGLTDLERLDVWEAAANGRALVIIGTRSAIFTPLKNPGAIIVDEEHDGSYKQHDGLRYHARDLAVARAHYHNIPLLLGSATPSFESLQQALSGHYRHLRLTQRPSRHPPAKLELIDLRHQRRQGGLLPSAIAAIKSTLKAGKQALVFINRRGFAPTLACHSCGWMAECGQCDSRMTLHRQPPLLACHHCDSRRALPDACPECGSGDLRALGSGTERTEETLQGLFPNVTVHRIDRDSTRKKESFEQILKEIQRGEPCLLVGTQMLAKGHHLPHVTLVVVVNADGGLYAADFRALEHSAQLLEQVAGRAGRAAHPGRVLVQTLHPDDPHLSQLAEHGYGALARSLLEERRLAGLPPFCFMALLRIESPHEEAALALGQQAAQALQEWLTIVKLPVRCLGPVPAPMERRQNRYHVHIMLAADKRSQRHTAANWLVQWLEANREARKVRWSIDIDPQTLA; from the coding sequence ATGCCGCCACCTGATCCATTGCCAGGCACCGCATACGGGTTTGAAAAAACTGCTAACCGGTTAACCGCTCCATCCTATAGATTCAGAGCGGCCGCGCATTCTAGCAAACTAAACGCCGGAGGCCAATTGTCCGACTCTGTTTCTAACCAGGCACGCCCTCAAGGCGCGACCTCAGCACCGTTTCAAGTGCTAAAAGTCGCCCTGCCATCACCACTGCGGCGCTTATTTGACTATTTACCAACACACCAACCACCGGTTTGCGGCTGGCAGGTAGGCCTTAGAGTGCGCGTCCCCTTTGGCCGCAGGGAAGTGGTCGGCGTGGTAACAAAACTGGCCAATAGCAGCGAACTGCCTCACGGAAAGCTGCGCGCTATTAGCGAAGTGCTCGACGATGCCCCCCTGCCCAACGACTGGCAGTGGCTATGCCATTTCGCCGCCCGTTATTACCAGCACAGCTTAGGCGATACCATGCAGCTGGCCATGCCCGCCCGGCTTCGCCAAGGCCACCCCATGGGGGGACGAACACAAACCCTGTGGCTACCGCTATCACCAGGGGGTGACCTGCCGCTTCAACGAGCACCAAAGCAAGCCGAACTGTATGCCCTGCTGCGCCAGCATCCACATGGGCTGGCTGGCCGAGCAATCACTGCTCATGGTTTCACCCGTGAACAGCTTCTAGCCTTGCAAAAAAAAGGCTTCGCCCGTGCCCAGGAAACCACACTAACCGCAGCGCAACCTGCTGGCGGCAACCTACTGGCCTCGCCATCACTTCCTCTGAATAGAGAGCAGGCCGCAGCACTTGCCGTACTGCATGAAAAACTCGAAAGCTACCATCCTTGCTTACTTGAAGGCGTGACCGGCAGTGGTAAAACCGAAATTTATCTTCAACTGATAGAAGCCCTCGCCGATAAAGGCAAGCAGTCTTTGGTACTGGTGCCTGAAATAGGCCTCACTCCTCAAACTCTGGCGCGTTTCAAGAGCCGATTTAGGGTACCGGTAGTGGCGCTACATTCGGGCCTTACCGATCTAGAGCGCTTGGATGTATGGGAGGCCGCTGCCAATGGCCGCGCGCTAGTGATTATCGGCACCCGCTCAGCTATTTTCACTCCCCTCAAAAACCCAGGGGCCATTATCGTCGACGAGGAACATGATGGCTCCTATAAACAGCACGACGGGCTACGCTACCACGCCCGGGACTTAGCCGTTGCCAGGGCTCACTACCACAACATTCCCCTACTACTAGGCAGCGCAACGCCTTCGTTTGAGAGCTTGCAGCAAGCGCTTTCTGGTCATTACCGTCATCTGCGGCTTACCCAACGCCCTAGCCGGCACCCACCAGCTAAGCTTGAGTTGATTGACCTACGTCATCAGCGACGCCAGGGCGGGCTCCTGCCTAGCGCCATCGCCGCCATCAAAAGCACCTTAAAGGCAGGTAAACAGGCGCTAGTGTTTATCAACCGACGGGGGTTCGCACCGACACTGGCTTGTCATAGCTGCGGATGGATGGCCGAGTGCGGGCAGTGCGACTCACGCATGACACTCCACCGCCAGCCCCCACTCTTAGCCTGCCACCATTGCGATAGCCGACGGGCGCTGCCGGATGCTTGCCCCGAATGCGGCAGCGGTGACCTGCGCGCCCTGGGCAGCGGCACCGAAAGAACTGAAGAAACGCTACAAGGCCTGTTCCCTAACGTTACCGTGCACCGTATTGACCGCGACAGTACGCGTAAAAAAGAGAGTTTTGAGCAGATACTCAAAGAAATTCAGCGAGGCGAGCCTTGCTTGCTCGTCGGCACCCAGATGCTAGCGAAAGGACATCATCTTCCCCATGTCACGTTGGTTGTCGTCGTCAATGCCGACGGCGGGCTCTACGCTGCCGACTTTCGCGCTTTGGAGCACAGCGCGCAGTTGCTGGAGCAAGTCGCTGGTCGCGCAGGGCGTGCCGCTCACCCGGGGCGTGTACTGGTACAAACGCTGCACCCAGATGACCCGCATTTGAGCCAACTTGCTGAACACGGTTATGGCGCACTCGCACGCAGTCTTTTGGAAGAGCGCCGACTCGCCGGGCTGCCCCCTTTTTGCTTTATGGCATTGCTACGAATTGAAAGCCCCCATGAAGAAGCAGCCCTTGCTTTGGGCCAACAGGCCGCTCAAGCACTTCAGGAATGGTTAACAATAGTAAAACTTCCCGTGCGCTGTTTAGGCCCTGTCCCGGCGCCCATGGAGCGCCGTCAAAACCGTTATCATGTACACATCATGCTGGCAGCGGACAAACGTAGCCAGCGCCACACGGCTGCTAACTGGCTGGTACAGTGGCTAGAGGCCAATCGAGAGGCACGCAAAGTGCGCTGGTCAATCGACATTGACCCGCAAACTCTCGCGTAA
- the rpmE gene encoding 50S ribosomal protein L31: MKQGIHPNYNTVTASCSCGASFQVGSTSGQDFSLDVCSNCHPFYTGKQKQATTGGRVERFNKRFGAAVKRG; encoded by the coding sequence ATGAAACAAGGTATCCACCCGAATTACAACACGGTCACCGCTAGCTGTTCTTGTGGTGCAAGCTTCCAAGTTGGTTCTACCTCTGGTCAGGACTTCTCTCTGGACGTGTGCTCCAACTGCCACCCGTTTTACACCGGTAAGCAGAAGCAAGCGACCACTGGTGGCCGTGTAGAACGCTTTAACAAGCGTTTCGGCGCTGCCGTTAAGCGCGGCTAA
- a CDS encoding malic enzyme-like NAD(P)-binding protein, with the protein MMDANKQAALDYHAKPIPGKLSVELTKPTATARDLALAYSPGVAEPVREIAREAENAYRYTGKGNLVAVISDGTAILGLGNLGPLASKPVMEGKGVLFKCFAGINSVDIEVDAESPQAFIDTVARIADTWGGINLEDIKAPECFEIEKALIDRCSIPVFHDDQHGTAIVTAAGMLNALDIAGKRIEDVKIVCMGAGAAAIACMRLLVSCGASKENLVMLDRRGVIHTDRDGINEYKAEFARNTGMRTLDDAIDGADVFIGLSGPGLLSAEQVKKMAADPVIFACTNPDPEIHPAVAREARPDVIMATGRSDFPNQVNNVLGFPFIFRGALDVRATRINEAMKLAAVHALKDLAREPVPQEVLDAYERTEMSFGREYIIPTPVDIRLLDRVSSAVAQAAVDSGVARKPYPAHYPLKTINDVYGASVV; encoded by the coding sequence ATGATGGATGCAAATAAGCAAGCGGCTTTGGATTATCACGCTAAACCGATTCCCGGTAAGCTATCTGTGGAGTTAACCAAACCCACGGCTACCGCGCGTGATCTGGCGCTGGCGTATAGCCCTGGCGTTGCTGAGCCGGTTCGCGAAATCGCTCGCGAGGCGGAAAATGCGTATCGCTACACTGGTAAAGGGAACCTGGTTGCCGTCATTTCCGACGGAACCGCCATTCTAGGCCTTGGAAACCTTGGTCCACTGGCCAGTAAGCCGGTTATGGAAGGTAAGGGCGTACTCTTTAAGTGCTTTGCAGGCATTAACTCAGTCGATATTGAAGTGGATGCTGAAAGCCCGCAGGCGTTTATCGATACGGTGGCGCGTATTGCGGACACCTGGGGCGGCATTAACCTGGAAGATATCAAAGCACCCGAATGCTTTGAAATCGAAAAAGCCTTGATTGATCGCTGCAGCATTCCGGTATTTCACGATGATCAGCATGGTACGGCCATTGTGACCGCCGCAGGTATGCTCAATGCGCTGGATATTGCGGGCAAGCGAATTGAAGATGTGAAGATTGTATGCATGGGCGCGGGAGCTGCAGCGATTGCTTGCATGCGTTTGCTAGTGTCTTGTGGCGCTAGTAAAGAGAATTTGGTGATGCTTGACCGGCGCGGTGTTATTCACACTGATCGCGATGGCATTAACGAGTATAAAGCTGAATTCGCCCGCAATACCGGTATGCGCACACTAGACGATGCCATCGACGGTGCTGATGTGTTTATTGGTCTTTCTGGTCCAGGGCTTCTTTCTGCTGAGCAAGTTAAGAAAATGGCCGCAGATCCGGTTATTTTCGCCTGTACTAACCCAGATCCGGAAATTCACCCGGCTGTGGCCCGCGAGGCACGCCCTGATGTGATCATGGCCACCGGCCGTTCGGACTTCCCGAATCAGGTAAATAACGTATTGGGTTTCCCGTTTATTTTCCGAGGTGCTTTAGATGTTCGGGCGACACGCATCAATGAAGCCATGAAGCTGGCAGCAGTCCACGCTCTGAAGGATCTAGCCCGAGAGCCGGTTCCCCAAGAAGTGTTAGACGCCTACGAGCGCACTGAAATGAGCTTTGGGCGTGAGTACATTATCCCGACACCGGTCGATATTCGCCTGCTAGACCGAGTTTCTTCGGCGGTGGCCCAGGCAGCGGTAGATTCAGGTGTGGCGCGCAAACCTTACCCGGCACACTATCCGCTCAAAACCATTAATGATGTTTACGGTGCGTCAGTTGTTTAG
- a CDS encoding acyl-CoA thioesterase, with product MNDALKLLVSLLELETLEETLFRGQSQDLGFPQLYGGQVLGQALAAAARTVPDDRRPHSQHGYFLRPGDPHRPVVYQVDTIRDGGSFTTRRVTAIQKGRPIFFCSASFQSEEEGISHQRTMPNVATPEAIIESGDVKHTRFPGHPIEFLHLKGNPDNASPAGQCLWFRLAGGALPDDPALHRHLLSYASDFNLLTTGLVPHGIKFTDPKLRIASLDHALWLHEDTRLDDWLLYVIDSPWAGGARGLARGHIYRRDGRLVASTAQEGLVRYPQQH from the coding sequence ATGAACGATGCGCTGAAGTTACTGGTAAGCTTACTAGAGCTGGAAACACTTGAAGAGACGCTATTTCGTGGCCAAAGCCAAGACCTCGGCTTCCCACAACTCTACGGCGGTCAGGTATTAGGCCAAGCATTAGCAGCTGCGGCCCGCACCGTGCCCGATGATCGCCGCCCACACTCACAGCATGGCTATTTTCTGCGTCCCGGCGACCCTCACCGCCCCGTCGTCTACCAAGTAGACACGATTCGCGATGGTGGTAGCTTTACTACTCGTCGCGTCACCGCCATACAAAAAGGACGACCTATTTTCTTCTGTAGCGCATCGTTTCAAAGCGAGGAAGAGGGCATTAGCCACCAACGCACGATGCCCAATGTAGCCACACCGGAAGCCATCATCGAAAGTGGTGACGTGAAGCATACCCGCTTCCCAGGCCACCCTATCGAGTTTCTGCATTTAAAGGGCAACCCAGACAATGCATCGCCTGCAGGCCAATGTCTATGGTTCCGCTTAGCTGGCGGAGCGCTGCCCGATGACCCAGCACTGCACCGACATCTGCTTTCCTACGCGTCAGACTTCAACCTACTGACGACAGGACTAGTCCCCCACGGCATTAAATTCACTGACCCTAAACTGCGCATCGCTAGCCTAGATCATGCACTGTGGTTACACGAAGACACTCGCCTGGATGACTGGCTACTTTACGTGATTGACTCTCCCTGGGCAGGCGGCGCCCGTGGTTTAGCCCGCGGTCATATTTACCGTCGCGATGGACGCTTGGTGGCATCTACCGCTCAAGAGGGGCTGGTGCGATATCCTCAGCAACACTAA
- the tadA gene encoding tRNA adenosine(34) deaminase TadA, translating to MRSDEFYMHRALDQAHLAFKEGEVPVGAVVVDALGAIIGVGRNSPVASCDPSGHAEIRALREAGQQVDNYRLEGCTLFVTLEPCMMCAGAMVHARLARLVYGAAEPRTGMVESKANLLAQPWFNHQVAVTSGVLAAPAKKLLKQFFATKR from the coding sequence ATACGCAGCGACGAATTTTACATGCACCGAGCGCTTGACCAGGCACACCTTGCCTTTAAAGAGGGCGAGGTGCCGGTGGGTGCCGTGGTAGTAGATGCTCTAGGCGCTATTATAGGAGTAGGGAGGAACTCACCGGTAGCCAGTTGCGACCCCAGTGGTCACGCAGAAATTCGCGCGCTGCGGGAGGCGGGGCAGCAGGTGGATAACTATCGCTTAGAGGGCTGCACACTATTTGTGACGCTTGAACCATGCATGATGTGTGCGGGTGCCATGGTCCATGCCCGCTTAGCACGCTTGGTGTATGGTGCGGCAGAGCCGCGCACGGGTATGGTCGAATCAAAAGCCAACCTGCTTGCTCAGCCGTGGTTCAATCATCAAGTAGCCGTCACCAGTGGCGTGCTGGCAGCGCCGGCAAAAAAATTGCTAAAACAGTTTTTTGCTACGAAACGCTAG
- the mltF gene encoding membrane-bound lytic murein transglycosylase MltF, which yields MLTLIYRHFMRRSRAYFAVIATLFLALVPRASLVSQGEHLAQITAKDFITIHTRNTPTTYYEGRQGPTGFEYELMHRFADYLGVSLNLNASHHPESVLPAVRGQGDLGAAALPLLPDSSGIHYTRSIIQMQPLVVYRRGLNGINEPENLVGLELGTLSEAGTSQALLALQRDYPSLSWKESHELEVAELLARVENGTLDAAIIFDHQFRLNRLFFPNVERGFFLGEPLSLTWAVPSGRGLGLLEAANRFLEELQGNGTLEQLVSRYFGHDDYLEYVGTRTFLAHLDERLPTYTELFKKAARDTGFDWKLLAAVGYQESHWDPNAVSPTGVRGLMMLTNPTASEMGVADRTNPAQSIDGGARYLRSIKDRLPESIIGNDRLYMAMAAYNVGLGHLYDARKIAEMRGGNPDSWQDVRAALPLLQQRKWHSQTRYGYARGGEPVIYVRNIRRYYEMIEYVERSRQQFFQLGQTLVSDEPLLLFDIIPPVE from the coding sequence ATGCTAACGTTGATTTACCGACACTTTATGAGGCGTTCTCGCGCCTATTTCGCAGTAATTGCTACGCTTTTCTTAGCGTTAGTTCCGCGCGCCTCCCTGGTATCGCAAGGTGAACATTTAGCCCAGATTACCGCAAAAGATTTTATTACCATTCATACCCGCAACACGCCAACCACCTACTATGAAGGCCGCCAAGGCCCAACTGGCTTTGAATATGAACTGATGCATCGGTTTGCTGATTACCTGGGCGTTAGCTTAAACCTCAATGCAAGCCACCACCCTGAAAGCGTGTTGCCTGCTGTGCGAGGGCAAGGTGACCTGGGTGCAGCAGCACTGCCCTTGCTGCCAGATTCATCTGGCATTCATTACACCCGTTCAATTATTCAGATGCAGCCATTGGTGGTTTACCGCCGCGGCTTGAACGGCATTAACGAGCCGGAAAATTTAGTTGGCTTGGAATTGGGCACGCTGAGCGAGGCGGGCACCAGCCAAGCACTTCTCGCCCTTCAGCGCGACTATCCAAGTTTGAGCTGGAAAGAGTCCCATGAGCTTGAGGTAGCAGAACTGCTGGCGCGGGTGGAAAACGGCACGCTGGATGCGGCGATTATTTTTGATCATCAGTTTCGTCTAAACCGGCTTTTTTTCCCCAACGTCGAGCGCGGCTTCTTCTTGGGAGAGCCGCTATCATTAACCTGGGCGGTGCCCAGCGGGCGCGGGCTGGGCCTCTTGGAAGCTGCTAACCGGTTCCTTGAGGAGCTACAGGGAAATGGCACGCTAGAACAGCTAGTCAGCCGTTATTTTGGCCATGATGATTATTTGGAGTATGTGGGAACGCGCACGTTTTTAGCCCATCTTGATGAACGTCTGCCAACCTATACCGAGCTTTTCAAAAAAGCCGCTCGAGATACAGGGTTTGATTGGAAACTACTGGCCGCCGTGGGCTATCAGGAATCTCACTGGGACCCTAACGCAGTGTCCCCTACTGGGGTGCGTGGCCTGATGATGCTCACCAACCCTACCGCCAGCGAGATGGGCGTCGCTGACCGCACTAATCCAGCACAAAGCATTGATGGTGGTGCACGCTATTTACGCAGTATTAAAGATCGTCTGCCTGAAAGCATTATCGGTAATGACCGGCTCTACATGGCGATGGCAGCCTACAACGTGGGGCTTGGACACCTATACGATGCCCGCAAGATCGCCGAAATGCGCGGCGGCAACCCAGACAGCTGGCAAGATGTACGCGCAGCACTACCGCTACTTCAGCAACGGAAATGGCATAGCCAAACTCGCTATGGCTATGCACGCGGCGGCGAGCCCGTCATTTATGTACGCAACATTCGTCGCTACTACGAGATGATTGAGTACGTTGAGCGCAGCCGCCAGCAGTTCTTCCAGCTGGGGCAAACGCTGGTTAGCGATGAGCCTCTGTTACTCTTTGATATTATTCCACCCGTGGAATAA
- the purL gene encoding phosphoribosylformylglycinamidine synthase — MLELRGAPALSAFRHERLLTVLRERVPEVVALSAHYIHFIDHHETLDDAAQERLAKLLDYGSHASQDIPENAQRFLVVPRLGTQSPWSSKATDIAHNCGLHQIDRIERGVDYRVALSGEPSVEHLEAISALLHDRMTENVLADIADAVKLFAHHTPAPLGSVDILEGGREALATANRELGLALADDEIDYLVAAFIELGRNPSDVELMMFAQANSEHCRHKIFNADWVIDGEAQSHSLFKMIKNTFATSPDNVLSAYSDNAAVIKGSQGGRFFPTPLTGAEGERASYNAHQEPIHILMKVETHNHPTAIAPFPGAATGSGGEIRDEGATGIGGKPKAGLSGFTVSNLRIPEFVQPWEAFDYGKPERMQSALQIMLDGPIGGAAFNNEFGRPNLTGYFRTYEQDTLSDDGIERRGFHKPIMLAGGYGNIRAHHVQKGEIPVGGKLIVMGGPAMLIGLGGGAASSMASGESSADLDFASVQRENPEIERRAQEVIDRCWALGDKNPIRFIHDVGAGGLSNALPELVKDGNRGGLFDLRAVPNAEPGMSPLEIWCNEAQERYVLAVAPEDLETFDALCKRERCPYAVVGEALEHHHLEVRDGHFDTKPVDLPMSVLFGKPPKMTRSFERQTPELSGVMLDNLDLREAMDRVLRLPTVASKSFLITIGDRSITGQVARDQMVGPWQVPVADVAVTTASFDTHAGEAMAMGERPPVALINPAASARLAVAEAITNLAAAPIAKLSDVKLSANWMSAADHPGENQALYDAVHAVGMELCPALGIAIPVGKDSMSMRTAWQEGDEADEKSITSPLSLVVTGFAPVTDALATLTPQINLEQDESDLILIDLGNGQNRLGGSALAQVYGQVGNECPDVDDPEDLKAFFEVIQGLNRDGKLLAYHDRSDGGLLVTLLEMAFAAHAGLEIKLDWLIDEPVEAFNALFSEELGAVIQVNREHTEEVLTQFAVAGIETCGVIARPRYDDQVRVTLFEEPLLETTRQLTQRTWAETSYRMQALRDNPECAKNEFDSLLDVRDPGLSAAPSFDINDDISAPFINTAKPAVAVLREQGVNGQVEMAWAFHKAGFDAVDVHMSDILEGRVSLDEFKGLVACGGFSYGDVLGAGGGWAKSVLFNERAREQFASFFTRDDSFSLGVCNGCQMLSQLKSLIPGAESWPAFERNESEQFEARVAMVRVEKSPSILLAGMEGSKLPIAVAHGEGRAEFRDTAHLRSMQSSSQIALRYIDNYGQVTTRYPANPNGSPSGITGLTTPDGRVTIMMPHPERVTRAVTNSWRPAEWTEDGAWLRLFRNARVWLG; from the coding sequence ATGCTCGAACTGCGAGGCGCACCCGCCCTTTCTGCCTTCCGCCATGAACGGCTGTTAACGGTGTTGCGTGAACGTGTTCCCGAGGTGGTGGCGCTGTCCGCCCATTATATCCACTTCATTGACCACCACGAGACGCTGGATGATGCTGCCCAGGAGCGTTTGGCCAAGCTGCTTGATTATGGCAGCCACGCGAGCCAAGACATTCCTGAAAATGCCCAGCGCTTCCTGGTTGTGCCGCGCTTAGGCACCCAGTCGCCATGGTCTTCTAAAGCAACTGATATTGCTCATAACTGTGGGTTGCACCAAATTGATCGCATCGAACGTGGTGTTGATTATCGGGTGGCGCTGAGTGGCGAACCCAGCGTCGAGCACCTGGAGGCGATCAGCGCACTGCTTCACGACCGCATGACGGAAAACGTGCTAGCTGACATTGCTGACGCGGTTAAGCTGTTTGCTCATCACACCCCTGCACCACTGGGCAGTGTCGATATCTTGGAAGGCGGCCGCGAAGCGTTGGCGACAGCCAACCGAGAGTTAGGGCTGGCGCTTGCCGATGATGAAATCGACTATCTGGTTGCGGCCTTTATTGAGCTTGGTCGCAACCCTAGCGATGTCGAGCTGATGATGTTCGCCCAGGCAAACTCAGAGCACTGCCGCCACAAAATCTTCAACGCGGACTGGGTTATTGATGGCGAAGCCCAGAGTCACTCGCTGTTCAAGATGATTAAGAACACCTTTGCGACCTCGCCGGATAACGTGCTGTCGGCTTATAGCGACAACGCGGCAGTGATCAAGGGTAGCCAGGGGGGGCGCTTCTTCCCTACGCCGCTGACTGGTGCTGAGGGAGAGCGGGCTAGCTACAACGCCCACCAAGAGCCCATTCACATTCTGATGAAGGTGGAAACCCACAACCACCCTACAGCGATTGCACCATTCCCAGGCGCGGCGACCGGTTCTGGCGGTGAAATACGTGATGAGGGAGCGACCGGTATTGGCGGTAAGCCGAAGGCGGGCCTTTCAGGCTTTACCGTTTCCAACCTGCGTATCCCCGAGTTTGTACAGCCTTGGGAAGCCTTTGACTACGGCAAACCCGAGCGCATGCAGTCAGCGCTGCAAATTATGCTGGATGGCCCCATCGGTGGTGCAGCGTTTAACAATGAATTTGGTCGGCCTAATCTGACGGGCTACTTCCGTACCTATGAGCAGGATACGTTGAGCGACGATGGTATCGAGCGTCGCGGCTTCCACAAGCCGATTATGCTGGCCGGTGGTTATGGCAATATTCGTGCCCACCATGTGCAAAAAGGTGAGATTCCCGTTGGTGGCAAGCTCATCGTGATGGGCGGCCCGGCCATGTTGATTGGCCTGGGTGGTGGTGCAGCGTCTAGCATGGCGTCAGGCGAGTCTAGCGCGGACTTAGATTTTGCCTCAGTGCAGCGGGAAAACCCGGAAATTGAGCGTCGCGCTCAGGAGGTCATCGACCGCTGTTGGGCGTTGGGCGATAAAAACCCGATTCGCTTTATTCATGACGTAGGCGCTGGCGGGCTTTCTAATGCTCTGCCGGAGCTGGTTAAAGACGGTAATCGCGGTGGTCTGTTTGACTTACGTGCGGTGCCTAACGCCGAGCCGGGAATGAGCCCGCTGGAAATTTGGTGTAACGAAGCCCAAGAGCGTTATGTGCTGGCCGTTGCCCCAGAAGACCTGGAGACCTTTGACGCACTGTGTAAGCGTGAGCGCTGCCCCTATGCGGTAGTTGGCGAGGCTCTGGAGCATCATCATTTGGAAGTTCGCGACGGCCATTTTGATACCAAGCCGGTAGATCTCCCGATGAGCGTGCTGTTTGGCAAACCGCCGAAGATGACGCGTTCGTTTGAGCGTCAGACTCCTGAGCTGTCTGGCGTCATGCTCGACAACCTTGATCTGCGTGAAGCGATGGACAGGGTATTGCGCCTGCCGACCGTAGCATCGAAGAGCTTTTTGATTACCATTGGCGACCGCTCTATTACCGGCCAAGTCGCCCGTGACCAAATGGTTGGCCCTTGGCAAGTGCCGGTGGCCGACGTTGCTGTGACCACCGCAAGCTTCGACACCCACGCTGGTGAAGCCATGGCAATGGGCGAGCGCCCGCCAGTGGCGCTAATTAACCCTGCTGCCAGTGCTCGCCTGGCCGTTGCCGAAGCGATTACTAACCTAGCCGCTGCGCCAATTGCCAAACTGTCGGATGTTAAGCTTTCTGCTAACTGGATGAGCGCCGCTGACCATCCCGGTGAGAACCAGGCGCTTTATGATGCCGTGCATGCGGTAGGCATGGAGCTGTGCCCGGCACTCGGCATTGCCATTCCAGTGGGTAAGGACTCCATGTCCATGCGCACCGCTTGGCAGGAAGGTGACGAGGCTGACGAAAAGAGCATCACATCGCCGCTCTCACTGGTGGTGACGGGGTTTGCACCGGTGACCGATGCGCTGGCGACGCTGACGCCGCAAATCAATCTGGAGCAGGATGAATCTGACCTGATTCTGATCGACTTGGGTAATGGGCAAAACCGCCTAGGTGGCTCTGCGCTGGCGCAAGTCTATGGTCAAGTCGGTAACGAGTGTCCAGACGTCGATGACCCAGAAGACCTGAAAGCATTTTTCGAGGTCATTCAGGGGCTTAACCGCGATGGCAAACTGCTGGCCTACCACGACCGTAGCGATGGCGGCCTGCTAGTCACGCTGCTGGAAATGGCCTTTGCTGCCCATGCGGGTCTGGAAATCAAGCTGGACTGGTTGATTGATGAGCCGGTGGAAGCCTTCAATGCGTTGTTCTCCGAAGAGTTGGGTGCGGTGATTCAAGTAAACCGCGAGCACACTGAAGAAGTGCTCACCCAGTTCGCCGTTGCGGGTATTGAAACGTGTGGTGTCATTGCGCGCCCTCGTTATGACGACCAGGTGCGAGTGACGCTATTTGAAGAGCCGCTGCTGGAAACTACCCGTCAACTGACTCAGCGCACTTGGGCTGAGACCAGCTATCGCATGCAGGCACTGCGTGATAATCCTGAATGCGCTAAGAACGAATTCGATAGCTTGCTGGATGTTCGTGATCCTGGCCTAAGCGCCGCGCCTAGCTTTGATATCAACGATGATATCAGCGCGCCGTTTATCAACACTGCCAAGCCTGCTGTTGCCGTGCTGCGCGAGCAAGGTGTTAATGGTCAGGTCGAGATGGCCTGGGCGTTCCACAAAGCCGGCTTTGACGCAGTGGATGTGCATATGAGCGACATCCTGGAAGGACGTGTTTCCCTCGATGAGTTCAAAGGGCTAGTCGCCTGCGGGGGCTTCTCGTATGGCGACGTACTGGGCGCAGGCGGCGGTTGGGCGAAATCGGTGCTTTTCAATGAGCGAGCCCGTGAGCAGTTTGCGAGTTTCTTCACCCGTGATGACAGCTTCTCGCTGGGTGTGTGCAACGGCTGTCAGATGCTTTCGCAACTGAAATCATTGATTCCGGGCGCTGAAAGCTGGCCTGCGTTTGAGCGTAATGAATCTGAGCAGTTTGAAGCACGCGTGGCGATGGTGCGGGTAGAGAAAAGCCCGTCGATTCTGCTGGCGGGGATGGAGGGCTCTAAGTTGCCGATTGCCGTGGCCCATGGCGAAGGACGTGCAGAGTTCCGCGATACCGCGCACCTGCGCAGTATGCAGTCTAGCAGTCAGATAGCGCTGCGCTATATCGACAACTACGGCCAAGTGACAACCCGTTACCCCGCCAACCCCAACGGCTCGCCGTCAGGGATCACCGGCCTCACTACGCCAGATGGCCGCGTGACCATCATGATGCCTCACCCTGAGCGGGTGACCCGTGCGGTTACTAACTCTTGGCGTCCGGCTGAGTGGACTGAGGACGGCGCTTGGCTGCGTTTATTCCGTAATGCCCGTGTATGGCTGGGCTGA